A stretch of DNA from Rattus rattus isolate New Zealand chromosome 18, Rrattus_CSIRO_v1, whole genome shotgun sequence:
GCACAAGTGGATAGTGCTTTGTGGAGCATGCTACAAGAACGGGTCTTGAGGAAAAGATAAGTGATGATgtagaaataggaaagaaatgtcagaaaaaaGGGAACTGAGGCAACAGTACCTGTAACTGTATTGAGCAGCCAAAGGTTGAGCTCAGTGTTTCCACAGGCCAGCTCCAGCAATGGCTtaacatcacagaagaaatgatGGACATGATTGGGACCACAGAAGTGCAAACGAGATGTCATTACAGAGTGAAGCAAGGCATGGAGAAAAGCAATGGTCCAGATGGTCACAGCCATAAGGATACAAATCTGCCAATTCATGATGATGGGATAGTGGAGTGGTTTGCAGATTGCCACAAAACGGTCAAATGCCATCACTGCGAGGAGCAGTGATTCTGTGGTACCCAGGAAGTGGAAGAAATGAAGCTGAGTTATGCATCCCAAGAAGGAAATTGCTTTCCTTGTGGAGAGGAGATTCTTTAGCATCTTTGGCACTGTCACAGTGGAGTAGCAGATATCTAGACATGCTAGGTTTCCCAGGAAGAAGTACATAGGTGAGTGGAGTTTTTGGTCCAAGATGACGATCATCAGGATGGCTCCATTACCAGTGATATTGACAAAGTAGATGATGAGGAAAATAGCAAAGAGAAAAGGCTGTGGTTCTTGTAAGTCTGTCACTCCCAAGAGGACAAAATCTTTGACAGAGGTTTGGTTCAACATCACCTAAAAGAAACATGACATAGTTTGCAGAACACAACCAAGAGTAAGGCCAATCAGTCTTTCTAGATTAGAATTTTCTTACTTAgacaggggaaagaggaggaggatgaggaagaggaagaggaagaggaagaggagaaggaagcagaagaaacaatGCTTTGTGTAAGCCAGCCTCAGATCCTGTGTAATATTTAGTTGTTTAGATATTGAATAGCCGTGGTTtctgacttaatttttttaaatttagatttatcATTAACATTTTCATTCTCTGAGATTTTCACGTCATTTTGTCCACACAACATGTTCTTTGGCTATGAACATTTACATtggaataaaattttcatttatatataactCAGCTGTGTGATACgttgctttttaaatattctgctatatcattcttctttctctggtGAGTATAATCATCAAATGAGAATAAATTCAAGAATATAATAATTTCACCATAAAGTGTCTGAAGAAGTAGAAGTGCCCTAACATAATGGTAGTCATTTGTTCTTAGTTTATGAAtgctgaaaatattattttattaatctcaTTTTGGCCCACATACCTAGTAAAGTCAATGGGCCCTATTTAATGGAAAGGCAGAGGGGACCTCAAACTCACATACTCTTTGTCAATTTGAGGTATTTTGAAAATCTCATTGCTATAGTATATGATTGGCTTATtgtctttctatattttgagtctgaacaTTTTCTCAAACAAGAAATCAAATGACATCTTCAATGAAAAATGTTGCTGTACATATATGTCTTGTTTACTTGTGGTCAGACCTTTTCTTGAGATCCTTAAATACAAAATTCCTTTCTGTGAGCTCCAGTTCCTTCTTTGTTTCACTAAAAATTGTCTTCTTAAGTATCTATGCCTTTGGTCTCTAGAAATCCTACTTTTGTCTTATgacatattttaaatcatttcacTTTGCCAGAAATAAATCCACTCTTCAGCTCTGAAGGTATGTTCCAATTTGAACTCACCTTCACCACAGTTCCTCTAGTAGGTCCCTGGTAGGCGTTGTATCATGCCAAAGTAGACTGTCTTTCTGCTTCATTCCAACTCTCTTTAAAGTTGCCACAGGTTGCTagctttccttgatttttttctttatataaccTTACTTTTCATAATAAGAAACTCTTACCTTTTAGTAAAGAAATACAttcatctacattttttttttgctgaattgacctaaaatattttttcagtgaaTGATTTAACTCTTTAGGAATTATAAATGAGCAGTTCATTATAAGATACAACTTAAAACTAAATCTATACTAATTACTGCAATAAAAActtcttttggatattttatcaAGGGACCTGAACTACCTTTGGCAGTACTGGCAGTGGCAGATAGGATTAGTGAAGCAGCttcctgtctgtgtcttttcattaaaTAGATGCCCTGTGTAGCTTTTACATCTTACAAAAGACAAGCCAGGACATGTGAGACACTTGAAGACTTGGGACACATAGGTAGACAGTAGGAACTGGAAGGAAATCTGCAAAGACTGACATACATAGTCACTTCCTATAAAAAGAAATGGTTGGAGTTGAGAGGAGGTTGATTTGACATGACCAGGTAGAAACTAGGGAGTCTTCTATAGCCCATGACACTTTTGCCTTTAACATGGAGATGATTTTTTAGAATTAATCTCAATTCCACCTCCCCAAAGGCCATCTTCCAACAGAGTAACTTTCTTTGATAGCTAGGCATAGTATATTCAAAATCCTTACtacctttaaaaatgcaaatattcttctaaacactttcattttagtttttctgaTCCATATAATAGAATTGCATcaagaatatatttgaaaaaaaaaaccataaccTCAAGAAACAGTAACTCAAACAAGAGACCAACCTTTCCTGAGTTttagagaacattttatttttgccaCACTTCTTTCTGTGACATGATTTCTTTCACTATAATTTCAATATTTAGAGATTACAGATTTGCCTTGGATAATGCCTAAAGACCCAGGCATTTTGGATTGAGAATAAGACACGATGGTTAAAATGTGGAATAGAAAGTGTCTTTTTATGACCTGTAATAGGGAATTTTTCCATTATAAAGTGGGAAACTAGCTTTTAATCTTAAACAATTGTTCTAATGCCAGCAGGAGGCTGATCACAACACAGAAAGTATGGGCAGCTTTCCAGCCTGCCTCTGGTTTCATTTTCTTACCTGACTGGACAGGTAAAAGGTAATTTCAGGGCTCTGGTTCTCGTGattgtaaattataaaaaaatatgaGGCAATAGTCCAGGGATCAGTCCACTAGGAAGAGTTATTTGCACTGAATCCAAAGGGATCATTTGTCTTTGGAAAATTCTTTCTCACCTTCTGAAAAATATTCTGGCTCTAAAAATCATGAGACTCTAAAAATAAAAGTCCTGAGAGAGCTTGTCCCCTGGTGCTAAAAATTATTCTAAGAGGAAGCAAGGAGCTGTCTTATGAAATCACCACTTTCCTGTTGTGCTTCCTATTGTATTATTATGGTTTATCCTTAATAGAAAACAAAGGGCAATTCAAGTCTCTATGGCCTAATAAGTTTTCTTACCAAAACTTCCCTTAATTTCTTTAGATAGAGGTGGGACTTCACTGTCTGTTCCTGAGGAATCCCTGGAAAAATACCCTAAAATTTAAAGTGGAAAGTTGGAGATGAAAATTAACCAACTGATTGTGTCATGCTGAGAGTACAGTATGGAAAATTGCTAACCACTTACCACAAATCAACAGTACTAATTTGTTCTAGGTATCATGATATAACCATTCAACACTGGGTCCCACCCCCAAATGGAGTGATCTaaagtattgttttattttaatgtctttaataACCTAcatattaatttattgattttcaaCAGAAAAGGCcatatattttttatatgttcATCATGGAGCACCattgacttttttaaaagtacaattgGCCAGAAGATTAATGTTATTGAGATCTGAGTATTTGACAAAACATtttgcaaaaaataaatgaagtcctTAAACTAAGTTCTTGCTTATAAGTATAGCACTTAGTTGGGTTCACTTAAAAATCTGGGTGTAGCTGCCTACCTGTGTAGTACTGAGTAAGAGGCAAAGACTAGAGAATCTCTAGGGCTTACTAATTGTCAGCCTATGGCTGGGTGTGGGGACAGGGgaactccatgttcagtgagacattctgtctcaagggaataacaGAAAGTgatagagtacacacacacacacacacacacacacacacacacacacacacacacacacacacacacacacacaaaccacacaggTCTAAGGGTTagtattgctatgatgaaacaacatgaccaaaaacaacttaagggatggaaagggcttatttcaatCAAAATTCCATATaatagttcatcatcaaaagcagtgagggcagaaactcaagaagggtttGAACCTACAGagtgatgcaggggccatggaggggtgctgcttactggattgttcCTCATTGCTTGTtctacatacttttttttttaaaaaaaataattggctaatttatttatttacatttcaaatgttcttcccgTTTTAGGTTTTTCCCCCTACAgacatcccattccccctccactTTGtgtctaagagggtgctcctctacccacccatccactcccaccttactgctctagcattcccctacactggggcatcaagtctccacacgaccaagggcctctcctcacattgatgccagataaggcaatcctctgttggagccatggacccatccatgtgtattctttggttggtgatttagtccctgggaacttgggggtggttggttttgttgttctccCTGTgaagttgcaatccccttcagctccttaagtccttcccttaactgttccactggggtcctcatgctcagcctaatggttggctatgagtatctgcatctgcgtTAGTCAGAtgctagcagagcctctcaggggacagctatatcaggatgctgtcagcaagcacttcttggcatcagcaatagtgtctgggtttggtgtttgcatatgggatggatctccaggtggggcagactatgaataacctttctttcagtctctgctccacattttgtgcctgtgtttcctttagacaggaaccattctgggttaaaaatttggaggtgagtgggtggccccatcctccaaccaggggccttgcctaacctctggatattgtCTATACAGTTTCTCCCTcacctttgttgggcatttcagctaatcatATCTCTGTTGTGTCctaggaacctcttgctttcctggcatcttggactttctgttggttacccccagttccccaccccGCATTGCTACACCCTTCTGTTTAAACTCCCGACCCTCTGTAGATCATCCTAGTCTGTAGGGTGGCAGGCAGTGAAAGGTATCTTGCttcctggttgagataggtcGAATCCttgggagaccctaaaaggggCATCAGGTGCATTCCTAGTCTCCCAGAATATCAGGGCCTCACTAGCTGTAGTCCCCCAAAGACCCCTGTAGAAATGTTTGAcacagaccagtcatgtagggcaacGTGTCAAGCCctttcctccacaggtgagggcatgaccacaggttacataggctcaagacaatGCACCGAGCCCCTcatccacaggtgaggacatgaccacaggtcatgatCACATGATCACAGGTCACAGATCAGACATGGAAGCaggaccatgcccccaaatatgtagatgaggtctttctAAGTTCTCAGGCCAAATGGATagaaagtacctgctgtcagaaactgacccatccaaaaaactgtattCAAGTGTCTtgttcagaattaaaggcatgcaggaATTATTTCATCATCTGAGAGTTTCTgttataagagctgtaacactgccacttggggaagagatctacgctcctgaaatcactgccagaagctccctTGTACCCCTTGCCAGATAGTCACTCTCCTGCTGGTCAGCCAGGTCCAAGAAACCCAAGTGGCAACAGCAGAAAGGAGGACTGGCAGCTAGGGCATGGTGAAAGCTGTTCCTtcttgcctgagttctctccccttgcCTGAACCAGCGCACCTAGTTGGGCAAGAGATTGATGTGAAGAGCACCCTGGTGCCAGAGCCCTACAACTGGTGCCCAATCTGGGGCTTGAACACGACTGACACAACTACACAGATAGATACTGCGGGAAGGTGAGCCCACCTCCCCCAACTCTGGAGAAAAGCAACCTATCCTTTCCTGCTGTGCTTTCAGTCAGTGCCATTTTGTGGATTTGGACAAACTAAAGGGGCAACTGAAGCCTCCTGGCCAGAGCTACTCTCTGGTATTGGCACAAGGTCCCTCTAGCCCCTATCTAAATCCCGACAGCCCGCAATGGGCGTTGGTAAAGTCCTTCTATCTAACCTctcctcatacctgatcctgccctcctttttccccttccccccctcttctcttcctcccaagttcctcccaccttctacctcccgtgattattttgttccaccttctatgtaggattgaagcatccacactttggtcttcctttttgttaagcttcatatggtctgtgagttgtatgtATCATaggaattctgagcttttggactaatatccaaaatcatcatcagtgcataccatgtgtgtccttttgtgtctggattacctcactctggatgatattttctaattccacccatttgcttgcaaatttcatgaagttattgtttttaatatctgagtagtactccattgtgtaaatgtatattttctgtatctattcttctgatgagggacatctggcttgtttccagcttcaggctattataaatgactgctatgaacatagtagagcatgtgtccttgttatatacattggagcatcttttgggtatatgcccaggaatgctagaactgggtcttcaggtattactatgtccaatattctgagaaaccaccagattgttGTCCAAAGTGGTTTTATAAGCTTACAGCCCCAGCAGCAATAGAgaaatgttcccctttctccacatactcaccagcatctgctgtcgcttgagtttttgatcttagccattataattggtgtgaggtggaatctcagggttgttttaatttgcatttcccagatgactaatgatgttgaacatatctttacgtgcttctcagccatttgagattcttcagctgagaattctttgtttacctctgtactccattttttagtaatgttatttggttctctggattctaacttcttgtgttctttgtatattttgaacaatagccctgtattggatgtagggttggtaaagatattttcccaatctgttggttgccattttgtcctattgacagtgtcctttgctttaccaAATTCTTTCAAGtttgaggtcctatttgtcaattgttgatcttagagcatgagccattggtgttctgttcaggagattttctcctgtgcccatgtgttcaaggttctttcctactttctcttctgttagattcagcatatctggttttctatgaaggtccttgatccacttggactttaggtttgtacaaggaaataagaatggatcaatttgcattcttctacatgctgactgccatttaaaccagcaccatttgttgaaaatgccgtCTTTCCCCCActgtggttttagcttctttgtcaaagatcaagtgaccataggtgtgtgggttcacttctgagTCTTTAGTTCCTTTCCATTGATCTATCTTTATGTTTTTGTACAAATACTATGGgttttctatcactattgctctgtagtaaagcttaaggtcagggatggtgattctctcagaagttcttttattgttgacaatagttttccctatcctggatgttttgttcttccagataaatttgagagttgttctttgtaactctatgaagaattgagttggggttttgatggggattgcactgaatctatagattacttttggtaagatggccatttttactatattaatcctgccaatccatgagtatgggagatcattccatcttctgaggttttcatgagaagattaatttcttttctttttttttttgtggggaacAGGgtatattttccctccttgtgttgggcttttccttctattattctcTGTAGGACTGAGTTAGTGAAAAAAAATgctgcttaaatttggttttgccatggaatatcttggtttctccatctatgttaattgagagttttgctggatatagtagcctgggttggcatttgtgttttcttaggttctgtatgacatctgcccaagatcttctggcttttagtctctggtgagaggtctggtgtaattctgataggtctgcctttatatgttacttggccttttcccttacAACTTTTAGTATTATTtccttgttctgtgcatttgctgttttgattattatatgacaggaggaatttattttctgggcCAATGTATTTGGGGCTCTGCAGGCTTCTTatacatttatgggcatctcttactttaggttagggaagttttttcctatgattttttttgaagatgtttactgacccttgagttgggaatcttcactctcttctatacttattattcttagtttttttaaaaattgtgtcctgagtttcttgttttgagtcaggagctttttgcacttgtattttctttgagtgttatgtcaatgttttctatggtatcctctacACCTGaggttctttcttttatttcttgtattctgttggtgatgcttgcatctgtgactcttgttctttttcctaggtttttcatctccagggttgtctcccttttggatttctttattgtttctatttccatttttagatcctggaatGCTTTGTTCAATtgcttcacctgtttaattgtattttcctgtatttaagggatttatatgtttcctctttaagggcttctacctgcttacctgtgttctcctgtatttctttaaggaagctaTTCACgtccttctcaaagtcctctacAATCTTCATGAGGTGGgattttaaattagaatcttgcttttcaggtgtgttgagATATCCATGgtttgctgtagtgggagaactgggttctgagatTGTCAAGTACCATTGTTTTctcttgcttatgttcttgcacttgcctctctcatctgattatctctgatgttaactggctttgcctgtccctcctgtgtgcCTGGTTATGATAGGCTTCCTTGGGACAGGCTGTCTCTGGGTTTGGGAGAGGGTCTGAAGAGCCTGGTCTGTGATTCTTGCTGTGTTAGAACTTCTGGGGTTCAAACTGTCTCTGGGTGTGGAAGGAGTGGAGCAGGGGTCTAGAAAACAGGATGTGCTCCCTGGCATAAATGATAGAAGGTGTGTCACAGGGTAGGAGGTCCCATGTCTTCTGGCCCCCGGGGGTGGTGTCCCAGAGGCCAGGTATTGGGGTGGATGGGAAACTCACCTGTGACCTTGGGAGTGTCAGAACTTCTCGGGGTCAAGCTGACTCTGGGTGTGTGCCGGGTCAGGGGGCTGGAGCACAGGATCTGCTCCTGGGTGCAGTCTTGAACTGAAGGAACTATCAACAtgctttaatatctttatttcttccttgaccaagttatcattgagtagagtgttgttcagtttcaATGTGTATGTGGGATAAGAcaagccttaatccatggtggtaggatgcatgggattatttctattttcttgtgtCTATtgatgttctatagatatctgttaaatccatttggttaataacttctgttaggttctctatgtctctgtttagtttctgtttccacgatctgtccattgatgagagtgtggtgttgaagtctccattattattgtatgaggtgcaatgtgtgctttgagcttcagtaaggtttcttttaataatgtagttacccttgcatttggagaatagataatCAGGATTgaaagtttatcttggtggatttttccttttgtgaatatgaagtgtaacttccttatctttctgaataacttttggttgaaattcacaCAAGGATGGGCCAtatccttgaactgtgagctgaataaacctttcattctttaattacttttgtgaggtattttattacaacaacaggaaacaaaactaagGCAACTTGTATGGTaaagcatttccctaatttttctctaATCCTTTCAGCGTTTCAGGTCTTACAGTGAGGTCTTTGATACATTTGGAATCTTTTGAAGTGTAAAATACCTAATGTAGTTTTATTCTACATATGGATATCTACTTTTCCAAACACCACTTGTTCAAGAGGATGTCTTTTGTCCAGTATGTAGTTTTgacatatttgtaaaaaaaaaaagtcatagggCTTATATAAGAATCTtgcattttatattgttttattatatttttattattctatttacaTCTGTTATATATAAATCTGTTCCTGTGTCAGTAGcatgtaatttttattctttgtctctTATGTAGTCTAATTTGAAATCAATATGGAGAtatctccttttgttattttcttcataGAATTGCTTTTTCCACTATTGGTTTTTGTGGTTCAATATTCCctttaagatttttcttatttctgttttgtaactTCTGATAGCACTAAATATCTAGTTTGCTTTTGACAATACAGCAATTGTTTACAGTATTAATTCTTTAGGCTTCCCAGTGTTAAATGCTTCCTCAAGATGT
This window harbors:
- the LOC116887512 gene encoding olfactory receptor 12D2-like, with the protein product MLNQTSVKDFVLLGVTDLQEPQPFLFAIFLIIYFVNITGNGAILMIVILDQKLHSPMYFFLGNLACLDICYSTVTVPKMLKNLLSTRKAISFLGCITQLHFFHFLGTTESLLLAVMAFDRFVAICKPLHYPIIMNWQICILMAVTIWTIAFLHALLHSVMTSRLHFCGPNHVHHFFCDVKPLLELACGNTELNLWLLNTVTGTVASVPFFLTFLSYFYIITYLFLKTRSCSMLHKALSTCASHFMVVILFYAPVLFTYIRPASGNSLDEDRIIAIMYSVVTPALNPLIYTLRNKEVRNALNRKVRRCLLLEEI